Proteins from one Aspergillus nidulans FGSC A4 chromosome VIII genomic window:
- a CDS encoding uncharacterized protein (transcript_id=CADANIAT00001732): MTTTSSLTFSAMEVPTMDDTMEMASPYQGHADDFDIDIDVMEDQASNADRDMTAADDYMDNTHGENHGQDGFPDEDMIDEVAEPSMIDADEYPDTNQNIDMQFEEGKPEDESKIYEAEMLEDEYVEDIDAPVLEHPGEAPETLEPEHAKSEGAPRAYQSDKDLPENGSENHAEPHTGATAKDLEESQSDSRPDSRQVADRLDGEQPAEEPETVHVEPQDSEELANNTNRAEQTQQAEQAEPQPLHNSNDQDNAEDLQNGTDEGEPGQTQSTNDECRESEVQSREQLQVSETNDQETEQDHESTDTSLHPVKVYYQDNEISLFPPREGDASETFFLEDESLAYESFGKLFGACREVLKNHITENEVLVIDIEILNFQVTEVSQPMLMFYVQPADEGYQDSLETHNFTLKQIIDVYLQLCHNDGIVEAEALYLNLSTKLTLAAELSELLIAASEGKGLSEIQSWEIYPDAEGAAETEETVQESYSEEQPGSLEKGTMENKSNHGSSQEPGSDVTSHEEDASNSPQGNLETEENRSVGNADDGKVTFNASDLEDGNNASPQAASHNLEEQNTDSTGTLEPLPINDPSEERLQPGEVDEQSHGDENDGEDYHEDDEDDEEAHPEEGFWAQATASAGDPEEPEVDDTGDLEEHPAEYNDLESYHQQPPLEEDVKTDVADAADAASEDDLALKPLPEDSSNTTEPPLDGNSPEKSDHQHEVDDSPGVADHANSPDSGSKPVDLVGVGEVDEPGHLDQTPENTVSLPANDDEGADLPFEDEEDYLDLGSANDANSLYEDQEDASISHVSGKRFREPDDEIDFPQSSTPEVKRSRSS, translated from the coding sequence ATGACAACCACCTCGTCCTTAACATTTTCCGCGATGGAAGTTCCTACGATGGATGATACAATGGAGATGGCATCTCCTTACCAGGGGCATGCAGATGATTTTGATATCGATATCGATGTAATGGAGGACCAGGCTTCGAATGCAGACAGGGATATGACGGCCGCGGATGACTACATGGATAACACTCATGGCGAAAATCATGGTCAGGATGGATTCCCTGATGAAGATATGATTGACGAGGTAGCCGAGCCCTCCATGATAGACGCCGACGAGTACCCTGATACAAACCAGAACATTGATATGCAATTCGAGGAAGGGAAGCCGGAAGACGAAAGTAAAATATACGAAGCAGAAATGTTAGAAGATGAATATGTCGAGGATATTGATGCACCCGTTCTGGAGCACCCGGGCGAAGCTCCTGAAACCCTGGAACCGGAGCACGCAAAGAGTGAAGGTGCCCCAAGAGCCTATCAAAGCGACAAGGATCTTCCAGAGAATGGCTCTGAGAATCACGCTGAGCCCCATACCGGGGCGACAGCAAAAGATTTAGAGGAGTCTCAATCCGATTCACGGCCAGACTCTCGCCAAGTTGCGGACCGCCTGGATGGCGAGCAACCGGCAGAAGAGCCGGAAACAGTTCACGTGGAACCCCAGGATTCGGAAGAGTTGGCCAATAATACTAATAGAGCAGAACAAACACAACAAGCGGAGCAAGCAGAACCGCAGCCGCTACATAACAGCAATGATCAAGACAACGCCGAGGACCTGCAAAACGGGACCGATGAGGGAGAACCAGGCCAAACTCAGTCAACCAATGATGAATGCAGAGAATCAGAAGTCCAGTCACGAGAACAACTACAAGTTTCTGAGACCAATGACCAGGAAACTGAACAAGACCACGAATCGACCGACACCTCGCTCCATCCGGTTAAAGTATACTATCAGGACAATGAGATCTCGCTGTTTCCCCCAAGGGAAGGTGATGCTTCGGAAACATTTTTTCTAGAAGACGAGAGTCTTGCATACGAATCTTTTGGTAAACTGTTTGGTGCATGTCGTGAAGTTCTTAAAAACCACATTACCGAGAATGAGGTGTTAGTGATCGACATCGAAATTCTTAACTTTCAGGTGACTGAGGTGAGCCAACCAATGCTTATGTTTTATGTACAACCTGCTGACGAGGGATATCAGGATTCACTGGAGACACATAACTTCACATTGAAACAAATCATAGATGTGTACTTGCAACTTTGTCACAATGATGGCATAGTAGAAGCGGAGGCCCTGTATCTCAATCTTAGTACGAAACTGACCCTTGCTGCGGAACTATCAGAACTTTTGATAGCTGCAAGTGAAGGAAAGGGATTGTCCGAGATCCAGTCTTGGGAGATCTACCCAGACGCAGAAGGGGCTGCAGAAACCGAAGAGACAGTCCAGGAGTCTTATTCCGAAGAGCAACCTGGCTCCTTGGAGAAGGGAACCATGGAGAATAAAAGCAACCACGGAAGCTCCCAGGAGCCCGGTTCGGATGTCACCTCTCATGAAGAGGATGCTTCAAACTCCCCGCAAGGCAACCTGGAAACTGAAGAAAATCGCAGCGTCGGAAATGCTGATGATGGGAAAGTTACATTTAATGCTTCCGATTTGGAAGATGGAAATAATGCATCCCCCCAAGCTGCATCTCATAACTTAGAGGAACAGAACACAGATTCTACCGGGACTCTTGAGCCGCTACCCATAAACGATCCATCCGAGGAGCGATTACAACCCGGAGAAGTCGATGAACAATCCCACGGCGATGAGAACGATGGCGAGGATTATcacgaagatgatgaagatgacgaggaggcgcACCCTGAAGAGGGGTTTTGGGCCCAAGCCACTGCGTCCGCTGGTGATCCGGAGGAGCCCGAGGTTGATGACACCGGGGACCTTGAGGAACATCCGGCAGAATATAATGACTTGGAATCATATCACCAGCAGCCGCCCTTAGAGGAGGATGTCAAGActgatgttgctgatgctgctgatgctgctaGTGAGGATGACCTCGCTCTGAAACCTCTACCCGAGGATAGTTCCAACACGACAGAACCGCCCTTGGATGGCAACTCGCCGGAGAAGTCCGACCATCAGCACGAGGTAGATGACTCACCAGGTGTGGCAGACCATGCAAACAGTCCTGACAGCGGTTCGAAGCCCGTGGACCTCGTCGGAGTCGGCGAGGTAGATGAGCCGGGTCACCTCGACCAAACCCCTGAAAATACTGTTTCTTTGCCCGCCAATGACGACGAGGGAGCCGACCTGCCattcgaagacgaagaggattACTTGGACCTAGGAAGTGCAAACGATGCGAATTCTCTCTATGAAGACCAGGAAGACGCATCCATCAGTCACGTTTCTGGCAAGCGCTTCCGTGAGCCTGATGACGAAATTGACTTTCCTCAAAGCAGCACTCCAGAAGTGAAGCGCTCTCGGTCCTCCTAA